A window from Novosphingobium sp. CECT 9465 encodes these proteins:
- a CDS encoding ParB/RepB/Spo0J family partition protein: MTQTVKLAKLKRSEKNVRTTPPKNIEAMAASIRARGIMQNLLVTAARPKGMFEIIAGDRRYLGAMMLAEAGEIVAADYDVPVKIITGDEADLREVSLTENFQREQMTVAEECVAFQHFLKTDGDVDAVAKRFGQTRRFIEGRLRLADLAEPIFEALAAGKISYEMAKAYGSTADKAKQERVFEQYGHSSYVNADQIRRAIANDTMKATDPIAILVGADAYVAAGGRIERELFSEDGDRWTDPELAQTLAASLMEAEAKRLGEELGVAWVRPVATTSLYGITSDLHRVTLPAAPLTDEEQTRCDKIEERVQVIESDMEDEGIDDDTYAALDAESDRLREEYQAIHDKAPELTDEVKGQVGVFLTLGRDGKMTLDTTYYSETPIRLPGDDRPLPSSPSSRRTADLPPEAVAPGGKPLSARLHDELAVQRRDILAASILGDPGLALDYMLFCLADPSHGYGRYGTTVRAGRPQDPQMPKDQPATQAQVAIAEAREGLDTSWTEGSNPVERFEAFRALSDDAKAAWLAVVVATSLEAKPDYSSVTTNPLHARLASILEIEPAKWWRPTSANFFDRVSKGTLLALLTNVGGAPLAARYMASKKGEISTSCEKLFAGEAITEAETKDAALAWVPDAMRFDLVSVAGADEAIDDEPGDEGFDDDDYGDTDDLGADDAGIDSDEALIAAE, encoded by the coding sequence TCCGCGCTCGCGGCATCATGCAGAACCTGCTGGTGACCGCCGCCCGCCCGAAGGGCATGTTCGAGATAATCGCCGGCGATCGCCGCTATCTCGGTGCGATGATGCTGGCCGAAGCCGGCGAGATCGTTGCCGCCGACTATGACGTGCCGGTCAAGATCATCACCGGCGACGAGGCGGACCTGCGCGAGGTGTCGCTGACCGAGAATTTCCAGCGCGAGCAGATGACCGTCGCCGAGGAATGCGTCGCGTTCCAGCACTTCCTCAAGACCGACGGTGACGTCGACGCGGTCGCCAAACGGTTTGGCCAGACCCGCCGCTTCATCGAGGGACGGCTGCGCCTCGCCGATCTTGCCGAACCGATCTTCGAAGCCCTGGCCGCGGGCAAGATCTCCTACGAGATGGCCAAGGCCTACGGCTCGACGGCCGACAAGGCCAAGCAGGAGCGCGTGTTCGAGCAGTATGGTCACTCGTCCTACGTCAACGCCGACCAGATCCGTCGCGCGATCGCCAACGACACGATGAAGGCGACGGATCCGATCGCGATCCTGGTCGGTGCCGATGCCTATGTCGCCGCGGGCGGCCGCATCGAGCGCGAACTGTTCAGCGAGGACGGTGACCGCTGGACCGACCCGGAACTCGCGCAGACGCTCGCTGCCTCGCTGATGGAGGCCGAGGCCAAGCGGCTCGGCGAGGAACTGGGCGTCGCATGGGTGCGCCCCGTCGCCACGACCAGCCTCTACGGCATCACGTCCGACCTCCACCGCGTGACGCTGCCGGCAGCGCCGCTGACGGACGAGGAACAGACGCGCTGCGACAAGATCGAGGAGCGCGTGCAGGTCATCGAGAGCGATATGGAGGACGAGGGTATCGATGACGACACCTATGCCGCGCTCGATGCGGAATCGGATCGGCTGCGCGAGGAATATCAGGCGATCCACGACAAGGCGCCCGAGCTGACCGACGAGGTCAAGGGCCAGGTCGGCGTCTTCCTGACGCTCGGCCGCGACGGCAAGATGACGCTCGACACGACCTATTACAGCGAAACGCCGATCCGCCTGCCCGGGGACGATCGGCCGCTGCCGTCGTCGCCGTCGTCGCGTCGCACCGCCGACCTGCCGCCCGAGGCGGTCGCTCCTGGCGGCAAGCCGCTCAGCGCGCGGCTCCATGACGAACTGGCGGTCCAGCGCCGCGACATCCTCGCCGCCTCGATCCTCGGCGATCCGGGGCTCGCGCTCGACTATATGCTGTTCTGCCTCGCCGACCCCAGCCACGGCTACGGCCGCTACGGGACGACGGTTCGGGCAGGGCGTCCGCAGGACCCGCAGATGCCCAAGGATCAGCCCGCCACGCAGGCGCAGGTCGCGATCGCCGAAGCCCGCGAGGGTCTCGACACGTCGTGGACGGAAGGGTCGAACCCGGTCGAGCGGTTCGAGGCGTTCCGCGCGCTCAGCGACGACGCCAAGGCGGCCTGGCTCGCGGTCGTGGTGGCGACCTCGCTCGAGGCCAAGCCCGATTACAGCTCGGTCACCACCAACCCGCTCCATGCGCGGCTCGCCTCGATCCTCGAGATCGAACCCGCCAAATGGTGGCGCCCTACCTCGGCGAACTTCTTCGACCGCGTGTCGAAGGGTACGCTGCTGGCGCTGCTCACCAACGTCGGGGGCGCGCCGCTCGCGGCCCGCTACATGGCCTCGAAGAAGGGCGAGATCTCGACCAGCTGCGAGAAGCTGTTCGCCGGCGAAGCGATCACCGAGGCGGAGACCAAGGACGCGGCGCTGGCCTGGGTGCCCGACGCGATGCGGTTCGATCTCGTGTCGGTCGCCGGTGCCGACGAGGCAATCGACGACGAGCCCGGCGATGAGGGCTTCGACGACGACGACTACGGCGACACCGATGATCTCGGTGCCGACGATGCCGGGATCGACAGCGACGAGGCGCTGATCGCGGCCGAATAG